In one window of Borrelia hispanica CRI DNA:
- a CDS encoding BBA14 family lipoprotein, translated as MNRFIVNKSYLLSLFLVVILLSCKGIASLPVEPVLLEKNDPVSLAIDEAALFQYALSLNLWLLDTKEYVDRYYKRDKFPYFEPFDPTYQGDAGELGITKRIAYYKRYIEGTKPIAVSVYRKYTQVYLEE; from the coding sequence ATGAATAGATTTATTGTAAATAAAAGTTATTTGTTGTCTTTGTTTTTGGTAGTCATATTATTGTCTTGTAAAGGTATTGCAAGTCTGCCTGTTGAACCTGTACTACTAGAGAAAAATGATCCTGTAAGTTTGGCTATTGATGAGGCTGCGTTATTTCAGTATGCATTAAGTCTCAATTTGTGGCTTCTTGATACTAAAGAGTATGTTGATCGTTATTACAAAAGGGACAAATTTCCATATTTTGAACCTTTTGATCCTACATACCAAGGTGATGCTGGTGAATTAGGAATTACTAAGAGAATTGCTTATTACAAACGTTATATAGAAGGAACAAAACCTATTGCTGTTTCTGTGTATCGTAAATATACCCAGGTGTACTTAGAGGAGTAG